The Phycisphaeraceae bacterium genome includes a window with the following:
- a CDS encoding UDP-glucose/GDP-mannose dehydrogenase family protein, translating into MRITMVGTGYVGLVTGTCLSNTGNDVTCLDVDPGKIEKLKGGVSPIYEPGLEDLIKRNTKAGRLGFTLDKPSAYSSAEVVFICVGTPSDEGGRADLKYVLAAAEDIGDAIEAADGPTGSGPDERRPKIIVVKSTVPVGTNLKVRQAIASRTKKPFLMASNPEFLKEGAAINDFNKPDRVVLGVDAEEAGDRLRDLYTPFVRQGNPIFVMDIPSAEMVKYASNAMLATKISFINEVAGLCESYGANIDEVRRGMCADARIGNQFLYPGLGYGGSCFPKDVLACVSMGDEANRPTTLLAAVHQVNQQQRSAFLEKIDRHFGGSSSPADLKGVTIAVWGIAFKPGTDDIREAPSITLMNALIERGAKVIAHDPVAHETAKQVMGDRISYVDRMDDALNDAHALVICTDWDEFKHPDFSRMRKVMKAPVIFDGRNLYRTDAMREAGFVYHSVGRDPVM; encoded by the coding sequence ATGCGAATCACGATGGTCGGCACGGGTTACGTGGGCTTGGTCACGGGGACCTGCCTGTCGAATACCGGCAACGACGTGACCTGTCTCGACGTGGACCCCGGCAAGATCGAGAAGCTCAAAGGCGGGGTCTCCCCCATCTACGAGCCCGGTCTTGAGGACCTGATCAAGCGCAACACCAAGGCCGGTCGGCTCGGCTTCACGCTCGACAAGCCTTCGGCATACAGCTCAGCGGAAGTCGTCTTCATCTGCGTGGGCACGCCGTCGGACGAGGGCGGACGTGCCGACCTCAAGTATGTGCTCGCCGCCGCCGAGGACATCGGCGACGCCATCGAGGCCGCAGACGGCCCAACCGGCAGTGGCCCGGACGAGCGTCGCCCCAAGATCATCGTCGTCAAATCCACCGTTCCCGTGGGCACCAACCTCAAGGTTCGCCAGGCGATCGCGTCACGCACCAAGAAGCCTTTTCTCATGGCGTCGAATCCCGAGTTCCTCAAAGAGGGCGCGGCGATCAACGATTTCAACAAGCCCGACCGCGTCGTGCTGGGCGTTGATGCCGAGGAAGCCGGTGATCGCCTCCGCGATCTCTACACCCCCTTCGTCCGCCAGGGCAACCCGATCTTTGTCATGGACATCCCGTCTGCGGAGATGGTCAAGTACGCCTCGAATGCCATGCTCGCGACCAAGATCTCGTTCATCAACGAAGTGGCCGGGCTCTGTGAGTCTTACGGCGCGAACATCGACGAGGTCCGCCGCGGGATGTGCGCCGACGCCCGCATCGGCAACCAGTTCCTCTACCCCGGCCTGGGCTATGGCGGGTCGTGCTTCCCCAAGGATGTGCTGGCTTGCGTGTCGATGGGTGATGAGGCCAATCGCCCGACCACGCTCCTGGCAGCAGTCCATCAGGTCAATCAGCAGCAGCGCTCGGCGTTTCTGGAGAAGATCGACCGACACTTCGGCGGGTCCAGCTCGCCGGCTGACCTCAAAGGCGTCACCATCGCCGTCTGGGGCATCGCCTTCAAGCCCGGGACCGATGACATCCGCGAAGCCCCGTCGATCACGTTAATGAACGCCCTGATCGAGCGCGGCGCCAAGGTCATCGCCCACGACCCGGTCGCCCACGAGACCGCCAAGCAGGTCATGGGCGATCGCATCAGCTACGTCGATCGCATGGACGATGCCCTCAACGATGCGCACGCCCTGGTGATCTGCACCGACTGGGACGAGTTCAAGCACCCCGACTTCAGCCGGATGCGCAAGGTGATGAAGGCCCCCGTGATCTTCGACGGCCGCAACCTCTACCGCACCGATGCGATGCGCGAGGCCGGCTTCGTCTACCATTCGGTGGGGCGTGACCCGGTGATGTAG
- a CDS encoding EVE domain-containing protein, which yields MAYWLIKTEPGTWSWDDQTSAKGKRTAWDGVRNHSAKLHLQSMKKGDRCFFYHSVNEKQVVGIVEVVKEAYPDPGDAKGQFVMVDVKAVGPMPTPVTLAAIKAEPKLKEMVLVNNSRLSVQPVTAGEWKLVCGMGGYRA from the coding sequence ATGGCTTACTGGCTGATCAAAACCGAGCCCGGCACGTGGTCGTGGGACGACCAGACCTCCGCGAAGGGCAAGCGGACTGCGTGGGATGGTGTGCGGAACCACTCGGCGAAGCTGCACTTGCAGTCGATGAAGAAGGGCGACCGCTGCTTCTTCTATCACTCGGTCAATGAGAAGCAGGTGGTGGGCATCGTCGAGGTCGTGAAGGAGGCGTACCCGGACCCGGGCGATGCGAAGGGGCAGTTTGTGATGGTGGATGTGAAAGCGGTGGGCCCGATGCCGACGCCTGTGACGCTGGCCGCCATCAAGGCCGAACCGAAGCTCAAGGAGATGGTGCTGGTCAACAACTCACGGCTGAGTGTCCAGCCGGTGACGGCGGGGGAGTGGAAGTTGGTTTGTGGGATGGGTGGGTATCGGGCCTAG
- a CDS encoding carbohydrate ABC transporter permease: MSERRTTPKTVLTTGAIYTLLIAYLLATLFPMLWLFMTSLKPSAEVFDEPFAPPAIDNLATDNFTRAWTTGSFGEYFFNSVAVTFATVVGVVFIGAMAAYALARFAFPGAKALLFYFLGGLMIPLQLAVVPLFFQLKAMGLLSSRFGLVLVYIAVGLPFAIFILTGFFRSLPKSLHEAALLDGCTEFGAFWRIMLPLARPGLITVAIFSFIGTWNEYFLAFMFLSGEGSENLRTLPLGLANITIVSQYEVDWGMVFAGLVLIVVPTLFIYLMLQRHLTKGVTLGAVKG, encoded by the coding sequence ATGAGTGAACGACGCACCACCCCCAAAACCGTCCTCACCACAGGAGCCATCTACACCCTCCTCATCGCCTACCTGCTGGCCACCCTCTTCCCCATGCTCTGGCTGTTTATGACCTCGCTCAAGCCGTCGGCCGAGGTCTTCGACGAGCCCTTCGCACCCCCCGCGATCGACAACCTCGCCACCGACAACTTCACCCGCGCCTGGACCACCGGCAGCTTCGGCGAATACTTCTTCAACTCCGTCGCCGTCACCTTCGCCACCGTCGTCGGCGTCGTCTTCATCGGCGCCATGGCCGCCTACGCCCTGGCCAGATTCGCCTTCCCGGGAGCCAAGGCCCTGCTCTTCTACTTCCTGGGCGGGCTCATGATCCCCCTCCAACTCGCCGTCGTCCCGCTGTTCTTCCAGCTCAAAGCCATGGGCCTGCTCAGTTCCCGCTTCGGCCTGGTTCTCGTCTACATCGCCGTCGGACTGCCGTTTGCCATCTTCATCCTCACCGGCTTCTTTCGCTCCCTGCCCAAATCTCTCCACGAGGCCGCCCTGCTCGACGGCTGCACCGAGTTCGGCGCGTTCTGGCGCATCATGCTCCCCCTCGCCCGCCCCGGACTCATCACCGTCGCCATCTTCTCCTTCATCGGGACCTGGAACGAGTACTTCCTCGCCTTCATGTTCCTCTCCGGCGAAGGCTCCGAAAACCTCCGAACCCTCCCCCTGGGCCTGGCCAACATCACCATCGTCAGCCAGTACGAAGTCGACTGGGGCATGGTCTTCGCCGGGCTCGTCCTCATCGTCGTCCCCACCCTCTTCATCTACCTCATGCTCCAACGCCACCTGACCAAGGGCGTCACGCTGGGTGCGGTCAAAGGCTAA
- a CDS encoding DUF5658 family protein, with the protein MEPGPVQPEPPNEPPAGVLQRLQTLQVRFPDEYAWFVLVSSMDLMFTWLILNLGGREANPFANWVYLGLGFNGLVILKYSVVVLVILICELIARLREPTARTLARLAVGISAFPSVWALLLLIEFLIEHTP; encoded by the coding sequence ATGGAGCCGGGACCCGTCCAGCCTGAACCGCCGAATGAGCCACCCGCGGGCGTGCTGCAGAGGCTGCAAACGCTTCAGGTCCGATTCCCGGATGAGTACGCATGGTTCGTGCTCGTCTCGTCGATGGACCTGATGTTCACCTGGCTGATCCTGAATCTCGGCGGGCGCGAGGCCAACCCGTTCGCCAACTGGGTCTATCTCGGGCTGGGTTTCAACGGGTTGGTGATCCTCAAGTACAGCGTGGTGGTGCTGGTGATCCTGATCTGCGAGCTGATCGCGCGTCTGCGCGAGCCAACCGCCCGCACGCTGGCGCGTCTGGCGGTCGGGATCAGCGCGTTCCCCTCGGTCTGGGCGTTGCTGCTGCTGATTGAGTTTCTGATCGAACACACGCCGTAA
- a CDS encoding OmpA family protein, with product MKRLLIATMILSSFSLVGCAAQQRISELEAVNKRAEAQIVDLTMRLEEAQATIQAMRDAPAPKDPVMMMELEGLRAERARLQAALAAAEQKLRDARAVKELPAELDRPLKRLAEANADIMEYDAEQALIRFKSDLTFAPGSAEVSTSAATGLSRLAQVLSSPAAADYEVRVIGHTDNLPIRNPGTREKHPTNWHLSVHRAIAVMNALSDAGVRASHTGVAGYGPYRPLEPNTAAGNPVNRRVEIILIPLADTPGTPTELAAPAQSQSSAPATTTPPPATPADPDTQVSRPLISK from the coding sequence ATGAAGCGTCTGCTGATCGCAACCATGATTCTCAGTTCCTTCAGCCTCGTGGGATGCGCCGCGCAGCAGCGGATCTCCGAGCTGGAAGCCGTCAACAAACGGGCCGAAGCCCAGATCGTTGACCTCACCATGCGCCTCGAAGAGGCTCAGGCCACCATCCAGGCCATGCGTGATGCGCCCGCCCCCAAAGACCCCGTCATGATGATGGAGCTCGAAGGCCTTCGTGCCGAGCGAGCGCGACTCCAGGCCGCCCTCGCCGCCGCCGAGCAGAAGCTCCGCGACGCCCGCGCCGTCAAGGAACTCCCCGCCGAACTCGACCGACCGCTCAAGCGGCTCGCCGAGGCCAACGCCGACATTATGGAGTACGACGCGGAGCAGGCCCTGATCCGCTTCAAGTCCGACCTCACCTTCGCCCCTGGCTCCGCCGAGGTCAGCACCTCCGCGGCAACTGGCCTCTCACGCCTGGCTCAGGTGCTCTCCAGCCCCGCCGCCGCCGACTACGAGGTCCGCGTCATCGGCCACACCGACAACCTGCCGATCCGCAACCCCGGCACCCGTGAGAAGCATCCGACCAACTGGCATCTCTCAGTCCACCGAGCCATCGCCGTGATGAACGCCCTCAGCGACGCCGGCGTCCGAGCCTCGCACACAGGCGTCGCCGGCTACGGCCCCTACCGACCTCTCGAGCCCAACACCGCCGCAGGCAACCCGGTCAACCGCCGGGTTGAGATCATTCTGATCCCGCTCGCCGACACCCCCGGCACGCCGACTGAGCTGGCCGCCCCGGCGCAGTCCCAAAGCTCCGCCCCCGCCACGACCACACCCCCACCCGCCACGCCGGCGGACCCGGACACGCAGGTCAGCCGCCCGCTGATCAGCAAATAA
- a CDS encoding FkbM family methyltransferase, which translates to MDWIECHSFLSRTIKPGSVVLDLGANHAGFSTVIADRYGCRCIALEPTPRLHEGYEPHPLMTYVPAAASGTSGRARFWPMPCDQASTLVAQPEGESIEVECLTLRDLITRYQLDRIDLVKMDIEGAEIDFLDSASDEDLGRCDQLTIEFHDFNGLVDERDVRRVLDRLDSLGFIWARMCPNARGFHDTMIINADHLGLGRMERIYLKHIAKYHMAGPRVLRRRLGITG; encoded by the coding sequence TTGGACTGGATCGAGTGTCATTCCTTTCTGTCACGGACCATCAAACCCGGGAGTGTCGTGCTGGACCTCGGCGCCAACCACGCCGGATTTAGCACGGTGATCGCTGACCGATACGGCTGTCGCTGTATCGCACTCGAACCAACGCCCAGGCTTCACGAGGGCTACGAGCCTCATCCGCTGATGACCTATGTCCCCGCCGCAGCGAGCGGGACCAGTGGGCGGGCTCGCTTCTGGCCGATGCCCTGCGATCAAGCGTCAACCCTGGTGGCTCAACCGGAGGGAGAGTCCATCGAGGTGGAGTGCCTGACCCTCAGGGACCTCATCACTCGCTACCAGCTCGACCGCATCGATCTGGTCAAGATGGACATCGAAGGTGCAGAAATCGACTTCCTCGATTCTGCCAGCGATGAGGATCTTGGTCGTTGTGATCAACTCACCATCGAGTTCCATGACTTCAATGGTTTAGTCGATGAGCGCGACGTCAGAAGGGTGCTTGACCGCCTCGATTCGCTTGGCTTTATCTGGGCCAGAATGTGCCCGAATGCCAGAGGCTTTCATGACACCATGATCATCAACGCGGACCACCTGGGGCTGGGGCGCATGGAACGGATTTATCTCAAACACATCGCGAAGTATCACATGGCGGGGCCGAGAGTCCTGCGCCGCAGGCTGGGAATTACAGGTTGA
- a CDS encoding extracellular solute-binding protein, with translation MPPRLTAALLVILTLLGLAAGTTAHAAESEPTRVQAMLFARGLEEVAREYERRNPGIKIDLVSDPRIVDKVRVRILEGSFPELSDAPVNYGRLIEAGKVQPLDRFLDEPLGPGQPTWRETFLPGSFDRFRYNGQNYGIPLWYSTYGFWYNRKLFREKGWQIPETWDQLLALCEQIKAEGDGIAPIAFQGQYPQYLHQLINTTLYQLGGRDYFEAMQKGEPGTYDHPVMIEMLRLVRQLAEEHFQPGAEGMSHTQAQLEFFRGNAAMVMCGTWLLTEMADQIPDDFEVGFFKYPYVPGPNAEPTAICGGTGYYFIFSAAPNPEAAVRFMQFATSPEQAAFIAGNEHRPVAIRGVNQTALPPDLREVAAVLETVTSIFAATPDDDFAEINQQWQDVRTRILEARDFDPAAEARFLEEAATKIRAEKANPDSITVRHSVKPIILLSLLGAGVIYVLITTVLQIRSAYSGRNKVEAAGMRVRISAVALFLLPAVAFYSLFVVIPSISSFGWSLQRWDGLTDMQPVGLLHFERLLFEDDGFWIALRNNLFIMFVIPAFVIPLALFLATCLSRGVWGSWLFRIVFFFPNLLGVAAILLWQQMYNPAGGPINEGLVWLGFESFQNYAWLSQQNLYWSLIPMMIWAACGFNMVLYLAAMQSIPESLYEAAEIDGATPWHQFWTITIPLIWEALSVSIVFLVIAGMKAFEVIWLLTNQSPNTQTHVIGTRMVWAMFSEFKVGQAAAIAVLLFIMVFFGTAATLRLMKREAVEL, from the coding sequence ATGCCTCCACGTCTCACCGCTGCCCTGCTTGTGATCCTCACCCTCCTCGGCCTTGCCGCTGGCACGACCGCGCACGCCGCCGAGTCAGAACCCACCCGCGTCCAGGCCATGCTCTTTGCCCGGGGGCTCGAAGAGGTCGCTCGCGAGTACGAGCGCCGCAACCCCGGCATCAAGATCGATCTCGTCAGCGACCCGCGCATCGTGGACAAGGTTCGCGTCCGTATCCTCGAAGGCTCCTTCCCCGAACTCTCCGACGCCCCCGTCAACTACGGCCGCCTCATCGAGGCCGGCAAGGTCCAGCCCCTCGACCGATTCCTCGATGAACCCCTCGGCCCGGGACAGCCCACCTGGCGCGAGACCTTCCTCCCCGGCAGCTTCGATCGCTTCCGATACAACGGTCAGAACTACGGCATCCCCCTCTGGTACTCCACCTACGGCTTCTGGTACAACCGCAAGCTCTTCCGCGAAAAAGGCTGGCAAATCCCCGAGACCTGGGACCAGCTCCTCGCCCTCTGCGAGCAGATCAAGGCCGAAGGCGACGGCATCGCGCCCATCGCCTTTCAGGGTCAGTACCCGCAGTATCTCCACCAGCTCATCAACACCACCCTCTATCAACTCGGCGGCCGCGACTACTTCGAGGCCATGCAGAAGGGCGAGCCCGGGACTTACGACCACCCGGTGATGATCGAGATGCTCCGGCTCGTGCGCCAGCTCGCCGAGGAACACTTCCAGCCCGGCGCCGAGGGCATGAGCCACACCCAGGCCCAGCTCGAGTTCTTCCGCGGCAACGCCGCCATGGTCATGTGCGGCACCTGGCTCCTCACCGAGATGGCCGACCAGATCCCCGACGACTTCGAGGTCGGCTTTTTCAAATACCCCTACGTCCCCGGCCCCAACGCCGAACCGACCGCCATCTGTGGCGGGACCGGCTACTACTTCATCTTCTCCGCCGCTCCCAATCCCGAAGCCGCCGTCCGCTTCATGCAGTTCGCCACCTCGCCCGAGCAGGCGGCGTTCATCGCCGGCAACGAGCACCGCCCGGTTGCCATCCGGGGCGTCAACCAGACCGCACTCCCCCCCGACCTCCGCGAGGTCGCCGCTGTCCTCGAAACCGTCACCTCAATCTTCGCCGCCACCCCCGATGACGACTTCGCCGAGATCAACCAGCAGTGGCAGGACGTCCGCACCCGCATCCTCGAGGCCCGAGACTTCGACCCCGCCGCCGAAGCCCGCTTCCTTGAAGAAGCCGCCACCAAGATCCGCGCCGAAAAAGCCAACCCCGACAGCATCACCGTCCGCCACTCCGTCAAACCCATCATCCTCCTGTCCCTCCTCGGCGCAGGCGTGATCTACGTCCTCATCACGACCGTCTTGCAGATCCGCAGCGCCTACAGCGGTCGCAACAAGGTCGAAGCCGCCGGCATGCGCGTCCGCATCTCCGCCGTCGCACTGTTCCTGCTCCCCGCAGTCGCGTTCTACTCACTCTTTGTCGTCATCCCGTCCATCAGCTCCTTCGGCTGGTCGCTCCAGCGGTGGGATGGCCTCACCGACATGCAGCCCGTCGGCCTGCTGCACTTCGAGCGCCTGCTCTTCGAAGACGACGGCTTCTGGATCGCGCTGCGCAACAACCTCTTCATCATGTTCGTCATCCCGGCGTTCGTGATCCCTCTCGCCCTCTTTCTCGCTACATGTTTGTCTCGTGGCGTCTGGGGCTCGTGGCTGTTTCGTATCGTCTTCTTCTTCCCCAACCTCCTCGGCGTCGCCGCCATCCTGCTCTGGCAACAGATGTACAACCCCGCTGGCGGGCCCATCAACGAGGGTCTTGTCTGGCTCGGCTTCGAGTCGTTTCAGAACTACGCCTGGCTCTCCCAACAGAATCTCTACTGGTCGCTGATCCCGATGATGATCTGGGCCGCCTGCGGCTTCAACATGGTTCTCTACCTCGCCGCCATGCAGTCGATCCCCGAGTCGCTCTACGAAGCAGCCGAGATCGACGGAGCCACCCCCTGGCACCAGTTCTGGACCATCACCATCCCGCTGATCTGGGAAGCCCTCTCCGTCTCGATCGTCTTCCTGGTCATCGCCGGCATGAAAGCCTTTGAGGTCATCTGGCTCCTGACCAACCAGTCGCCCAACACCCAGACGCACGTCATCGGCACCCGCATGGTCTGGGCGATGTTCTCCGAGTTCAAAGTAGGTCAGGCCGCCGCCATCGCCGTCCTGCTGTTCATCATGGTCTTCTTCGGGACCGCGGCGACCCTCCGACTGATGAAACGCGAAGCGGTGGAGCTCTAA
- a CDS encoding PfkB family carbohydrate kinase: MSLIVTGAVCIDKIETPTSMAEELLGGSGIYFPAAASFFTQPRVLAAVGEDFPDDFLATFDHFNIDRRGLEVRKGSKTFRWHGKYHENMNDRDTVGIELNILLEDPPVLPDFYADSEYVFLAVDRPSNQLNLLDSVPKRKLAVMDTIDLYINTQKDELVEVIKKVDGLIVNDSEAKALTGRRDVVAAALDLEKLGPKFVIIKKGEHGVVMKHADGWAALPAFPAEKVVDPTGAGDSFAGAMMGYLAETGDTSLSGMQKALAYGTVTASFNIEDFSLGRMRTLTRADIDARFKAFAAMVRIG; the protein is encoded by the coding sequence TTGAGCCTCATCGTCACCGGTGCCGTTTGTATCGACAAGATCGAAACCCCCACCAGCATGGCCGAGGAGTTGCTCGGCGGGTCGGGGATCTATTTCCCGGCGGCGGCGTCGTTTTTTACTCAGCCGCGCGTGCTTGCGGCGGTGGGCGAGGACTTCCCGGATGATTTCCTGGCGACGTTCGACCACTTCAACATCGACCGGCGGGGGCTGGAGGTCCGCAAGGGCTCGAAGACGTTCCGCTGGCACGGCAAGTACCACGAGAACATGAACGATCGGGATACGGTCGGGATCGAGTTGAACATCCTGCTCGAAGACCCGCCGGTGCTGCCCGATTTTTATGCGGATTCGGAGTACGTTTTCCTGGCGGTCGATCGGCCGTCGAATCAGCTCAACCTGCTGGACTCGGTGCCGAAGCGCAAGCTCGCGGTGATGGACACGATTGACCTGTACATCAACACGCAGAAGGATGAGCTGGTCGAGGTCATCAAGAAAGTCGACGGTCTGATCGTCAACGATTCGGAGGCGAAGGCGCTGACCGGTCGCCGTGATGTGGTCGCCGCGGCGCTCGATCTGGAGAAGCTCGGGCCGAAGTTCGTGATCATCAAGAAGGGTGAGCACGGCGTCGTGATGAAACACGCTGACGGCTGGGCCGCCCTGCCGGCTTTCCCCGCTGAGAAAGTGGTTGATCCGACCGGAGCGGGCGATTCGTTCGCGGGGGCGATGATGGGGTATCTCGCCGAGACCGGCGACACCTCGCTGTCGGGCATGCAGAAGGCGTTGGCTTACGGAACGGTCACGGCGAGCTTCAACATCGAGGACTTCTCGCTCGGGCGGATGAGGACGCTGACGCGAGCGGACATTGATGCGCGGTTCAAGGCGTTCGCAGCGATGGTGCGGATTGGATAA
- a CDS encoding amidohydrolase family protein, translating to MADRTVYLAAGVRDARGVNLSPGAVVVEGSDPVTVVAVGSPEELRGAGRVVDLGDRLLMPAMVNAHAHLELTSLGPRPYEAEGGFFGWVSGVRERSGDLHQEPEAETSVYRASLRDGLRQSRLAGVAAVGDVATYDLAAAERLRSGLLGVTFLELFGVGDPHHRAALERVHRGAPEGAGWQPHAPYSASHSLYGAAAWSGRPVCTHFCELIEEVQFVAHADGPCRQFLESIGRWSPEAEPRYRQGWSPAYWMEPALRARPWLLAHAHYLDDRDIMLLADTNASVAYCPVAADYYGHPQQGREPHRYQELIAAGVNVCLGTDSIVCQPNKAVQPLGILGQMRRLHRRDGANPQLLLEMATVRGARALGLDEGLFTLSKGPVAGLVSVALGQASSQDALGRVLDHDEPVSLVGPEG from the coding sequence ATGGCGGACAGAACGGTTTATCTGGCCGCTGGGGTTCGGGATGCCCGTGGCGTGAATCTGAGCCCCGGAGCGGTCGTTGTCGAGGGCTCGGACCCTGTCACCGTGGTGGCCGTGGGGTCGCCCGAGGAGCTTCGGGGGGCCGGGCGGGTCGTCGATCTGGGCGATCGGCTGCTGATGCCAGCGATGGTGAACGCCCACGCCCATTTGGAACTGACGTCGCTGGGGCCGAGACCCTACGAGGCCGAGGGGGGGTTCTTTGGCTGGGTGTCCGGGGTGAGGGAACGCTCGGGCGACTTGCACCAGGAGCCGGAGGCGGAGACGAGTGTTTATCGGGCGTCGCTGCGCGATGGGCTGAGGCAGAGTCGACTGGCGGGCGTGGCGGCGGTGGGGGATGTGGCGACCTATGACCTTGCTGCGGCGGAGCGACTGCGGAGTGGCCTGCTGGGGGTGACGTTTCTGGAGTTGTTCGGTGTCGGCGACCCGCATCATCGGGCGGCGTTGGAGCGGGTCCATCGCGGAGCGCCGGAAGGGGCTGGGTGGCAACCGCATGCGCCCTATTCGGCATCGCATTCGCTTTACGGTGCGGCGGCGTGGTCGGGGCGGCCGGTGTGCACACACTTCTGTGAGTTGATTGAAGAGGTCCAGTTCGTCGCGCACGCGGACGGCCCGTGCCGGCAGTTCCTGGAGTCGATCGGTCGGTGGAGCCCGGAGGCGGAGCCCCGGTATCGACAGGGCTGGTCGCCGGCGTACTGGATGGAGCCGGCGCTGAGGGCGCGGCCGTGGCTGCTGGCCCACGCGCACTACCTGGATGACCGCGACATCATGCTGCTAGCCGACACCAACGCCTCGGTCGCCTACTGCCCGGTCGCTGCGGACTACTACGGTCATCCGCAGCAGGGGCGCGAGCCGCATCGGTATCAGGAGCTGATCGCGGCAGGCGTCAACGTCTGTCTTGGGACGGATTCGATCGTGTGTCAGCCGAACAAGGCGGTGCAGCCACTTGGGATTCTGGGGCAGATGCGCAGGCTGCATCGGCGTGATGGAGCCAATCCGCAGTTGCTCCTGGAGATGGCCACCGTGCGCGGGGCGCGGGCACTGGGTTTGGACGAAGGGCTCTTCACGCTAAGCAAAGGCCCGGTGGCTGGGCTGGTCTCGGTGGCGCTGGGGCAGGCATCATCACAAGATGCACTAGGGCGTGTGCTGGACCACGACGAACCTGTTTCGCTGGTCGGGCCCGAGGGCTAG
- a CDS encoding glutamate--tRNA ligase family protein → MSEVPPSRPVRTRFAPSPTGALHIGGVRTALFAWAFARKHGGEFILRIEDTDRKRSSDESLQGIVRDLEWLGLMWDEGPSLKDPTNKASDLGALGPYRQSDRLDPYREHIDLLLKAGRAYVPDDEPEIVRFRMDRDIAFKDEVYGDIKVEAKDLEDFVIRKADGFPTFHLAVTVDDALMRISHVIRGQEHLTNTTKHVAIFDALAEITGDAGTYQRPVFVHLPSIMNPDGSKMSKRDKGKIARKAAKEAGLTGVEGIEQQEFDRFLSKESDNVETAIMIARHLKIQLPEIDTFDFEKSGYLPEPLLNYLALLGWNPGNDLEKFSREQFVELFSFARINRANSKFDREKLKAFNADYLQSLEVKTLSGLLDDYLLNYDAALLNAVKNQLHDLADAYRERLVTLSDISSSAAFFKTPPATYDDKAAKKNLHKNDGEGLKALDDVCPVLEGIDPWTPEAIHAAIEAFTQMQGYKNMGSIAQPLRVAITGTAVSPPIDLTLAILGRDETLRRIRACLQHFADASTNA, encoded by the coding sequence ATGAGTGAAGTCCCTCCATCCCGGCCTGTCCGCACCCGTTTCGCCCCGTCGCCTACGGGTGCCCTGCACATCGGCGGGGTCCGGACCGCTTTGTTCGCCTGGGCGTTCGCCAGGAAGCATGGCGGCGAGTTCATCCTGCGGATTGAGGATACGGATCGGAAGCGGTCATCGGACGAGTCGCTCCAGGGCATCGTGCGTGACCTTGAATGGCTCGGGTTGATGTGGGATGAGGGGCCATCGCTCAAGGACCCGACGAATAAGGCTTCGGACCTCGGTGCGTTGGGTCCTTACCGGCAGTCGGATCGGCTAGATCCCTACCGTGAGCACATCGACCTACTGCTGAAGGCTGGGCGTGCTTATGTGCCAGATGATGAGCCGGAGATCGTCCGGTTTCGGATGGACCGGGACATCGCGTTCAAGGATGAGGTCTATGGCGACATCAAGGTCGAGGCGAAGGACCTCGAAGACTTTGTGATCCGCAAGGCGGACGGGTTCCCGACGTTTCATCTGGCGGTAACGGTGGATGACGCGCTGATGCGGATCAGTCACGTCATCCGGGGCCAGGAGCACCTGACCAACACGACGAAGCATGTGGCGATCTTTGATGCGCTGGCGGAGATCACCGGGGATGCGGGGACGTATCAGCGGCCGGTGTTTGTGCATCTACCGTCGATCATGAACCCGGACGGCTCGAAGATGAGCAAGCGGGATAAGGGAAAGATCGCGCGGAAGGCGGCGAAGGAGGCGGGCTTGACCGGTGTTGAGGGCATCGAGCAGCAGGAGTTTGATCGGTTCCTGAGCAAAGAATCGGACAACGTCGAGACTGCGATCATGATCGCCCGGCACCTCAAGATCCAGCTCCCTGAGATTGACACGTTTGATTTTGAGAAGAGCGGGTATCTGCCCGAGCCGCTGCTGAACTACCTTGCACTACTCGGTTGGAACCCGGGCAACGACCTGGAGAAGTTCAGCCGTGAGCAGTTTGTCGAGCTGTTTAGCTTCGCGCGGATTAATCGGGCCAACTCGAAGTTTGATCGTGAGAAACTTAAGGCGTTTAACGCTGATTATCTGCAGTCGCTGGAAGTCAAGACGCTCAGCGGATTGCTGGATGACTACCTGCTTAATTATGACGCAGCGCTCTTAAACGCCGTGAAGAATCAGCTTCATGACCTCGCCGATGCGTATCGTGAGCGGCTCGTGACACTTTCGGATATTTCCTCTTCGGCCGCCTTCTTCAAGACCCCCCCCGCCACCTACGACGACAAGGCGGCAAAGAAGAACCTCCACAAGAATGACGGCGAGGGGCTCAAGGCGCTGGATGATGTTTGCCCGGTGCTCGAAGGGATTGATCCCTGGACGCCGGAGGCGATTCATGCTGCGATCGAGGCTTTTACGCAGATGCAGGGGTACAAGAACATGGGCTCGATCGCTCAACCGCTGCGGGTGGCGATCACGGGGACTGCGGTGAGCCCGCCGATTGATCTGACGCTGGCGATCCTCGGCAGAGACGAGACGCTCCGCCGGATCCGCGCCTGCTTGCAACACTTCGCCGACGCCTCCACGAACGCCTAG